A genome region from Solanum pennellii chromosome 12, SPENNV200 includes the following:
- the LOC107006251 gene encoding glycosyltransferase BC10-like, which produces MKHETHQNQIISAKLFNSQRYIHSLIVYFLFFGSGLVIGISLTFYLKDVPITLKKKLFTIQPSPPLIVPPKSRPPPSLPIFHQEQDVTMNNNIKRKIPGVGRIGLTDYIKPPEAMHDMMDDELIWRASMIPKAKIFPFNRTPKVAFMFLARGSLPLAPLWERFFRGHEGRYSIYIHSQPSFKGDAPEEGPIFHGRRVPSKRVDWGEFSMVDAERRLLANALLDMSNERFVLLSEACIPLYNFTTIYTYIMNSTKTFVESYDEWGPVGRGRYNSQMTPWVTIEQWRKGSQWFELDREIALDMITDQKYFNLFKDFCRPACYSDEHYLPTFVTMRYWWKNGNRTLTWVDWTKGGPHPTKFARTEVTKELLHQMRTGIQCMYNGEPTNMCYLFARKFLPSALDRLLKFAPKVMMF; this is translated from the exons ATGAAGCATGAAACACATCAAAATCAGATTATCTCAGCAAAACTTTTCAATTCTCAAAGGTATATCCATAGCCTTATtgtgtattttcttttctttggttCTGGTTTGGTTATAGGAATATCATTAACCTTCTATCTAAAAGATGTTCCAATCacattaaagaaaaaactattTACTATTCAACCATCTCCTCCATTAATAGTACCACCAAAATCACGCCCTCCACCATCTCTTCCAATATTCCATCAAGAACAAGACGTGACaatgaataataatatcaaGAGGAAAATCCCGGGTGTTGGTAGAATAGGATTAACCGATTATATTAAGCCTCCTGAAGCAATGCATGATATGATGGATGATGAGTTGATATGGAGAGCTTCTATGATTCCTAAGGCTAAGATATTCCCATTTAATCGTACCCCAAAGGTTGCGTTTATGTTTCTAGCAAGAGGTAGTTTACCATTAGCACCACTTTGGGAACGATTCTTCAGAGGACATGAAGGTCGTTACTCCATTTATATTCATTCTCAACCATCTTTCAAAGGGGATGCACCTGAAGAGGGACCAATTTTTCATGGTCGAAGAGTCCCAAGTAAG AGAGTAGATTGGGGAGAATTCAGCATGGTTGACGCAGAACGAAGGTTACTAGCCAACGCATTACTCGACATGTCAAATGAACGTTTTGTGCTTCTTTCGGAGGCTTGTATTCCCTTATATAATTTCACAACTATTTACACCTACATCATGAACTCCACAAAAACCTTTGTGGAATCCTATGATGAATGGGGCCCCGTTGGACGGGGCCGCTATAATAGTCAAATGACACCATGGGTGACAATCGAACAATGGAGAAAAGGGTCTCAATGGTTTGAGCTCGATAGAGAGATCGCGCTCGATATGATCACCGATCAAAAATACTTCAATTTATTCAAAGATTTTTGTAGGCCAGCATGTTACTCTGATGAACATTATTTACCAACTTTTGTCACCATGAGATATTGGTGGAAAAATGGTAATAGAACGTTGACTTGGGTTGACTGGACAAAAGGTGGACCCCACCCTACAAAATTTGCTAGAACTGAGGTAACAAAGGAATTGTTACACCAAATGAGAACTGGAATTCAATGTATGTATAACGGAGAGCCTACAAATATGTGTTATCTTTTCGCAAGAAAGTTCTTACCTAGTGCATTGGATAGGCTTTTAAAGTTTGCTCCTAAGGTCATGATGTTCtga